The Carassius carassius chromosome 34, fCarCar2.1, whole genome shotgun sequence genome has a segment encoding these proteins:
- the LOC132115282 gene encoding fibroin heavy chain-like: MTAQVYCLFGSVLLCLFGSLNITDATLDLSHIAKLVKLTDLLSHQRCSSDRRVSMKPGQCPDPKNIPLPAKNCVHDGQCPATQKCCPTTSGHGCSEPSGQGSCQSAGQGSGQGAGQGAGQGSGQGAGQGSGQGQGSGLGSGQGSGQGQGAGQGAGQGQGSGQGAGQGQGSGQGAGQGSGQGAGQGQGSGQGAGQGQGSGQGAGQGQGSGQGAGQGQGSGQGAGQGQGSGQGAGQGQGSGQGAGSGQGAGQGSGQGQGAGQGSGQGGGQGSGQGVGQGTGFGQGSGYGQGTGSGQGVGQGSGYGQGTGSGQGVGQGSGYGQGSGYGQGTGSGQGVGQGSGYGQGSGSGQGVGQGSGYGQGTGSGQGVGQGSGYGQGSGYGQGTGSGQGVGQGSGYGQGSGYGQGTGSGQGVGQGSGYGQGSGYGQGTGSGQGVGQGSGYGQGSGSGQGVGQGSGYGQGTGSGQGVGQGSGYGQGSGYGQGTGSGQGFGQGSGYGQGSGYGQGTGSGQGVGQGSGYGQGSGYGQGTGSGQGVGQGSGYGQGSGYGQGTGSGQGFGQGSGYGQGSGYGQGTGSGQGVGQGSGYGQGSGYGQGTGSGQGVGQGSGYGQGSGSGQGVGQGSGYGQGTGSGQGVGQGSGYGQGSGSGQGSGP, from the exons ATGACAGCTCAAGTGTATTGCTTGTTTGGTTCTGTTTTATTGTGTCTGTTTGGAAGCTTGAACATAACCGATGCTACTCTAG ATTTGAGCCATATTGCCAAGCTGGTGAAGCTGACGGACTTGCTGTCCCATCAAAGATGTTCTTCTGATCGTCGTGTTTCCA TGAAACCAGGTCAATGTCCTGACCCAAAGAACATTCCACTGCCTGCTAAAAACTGTGtccatgatggccagtgtcctgccacacagaaatgttgcccaaccaccAGTGGCCATGGATGCAGTGAACCAAGCGGCCAGGGAAGCTGTCAGAGCgcgggccagggaagcggccagggcgccggacagggtgctggtcagggaagcggacagggtgccggtcagggaagcggccagggtcagggaagcggcctgggaagcggtcagggaagtGGCCAGGGCCAGGGTGCTGGCCAGGGCgccggccagggtcagggaagcggccagggcgccggccagggtcagggaagcggccagggcgccggtcagggaagcggccagggcgccggccagggccagggaagcggccagggcgccggccagggccagggaagcggccagggcgccggccagggccagggaagcggccagggcgccggccagggccagggaagcggccagggcgccggacagggccagggaagcggacagggcgccggacagggccagggaagcggacagggtgcgGGAAGTGGACAGGGTgccggccagggaagcggacagggccagggtgccggccagggaagcggacagggtggtggtcagggaagcggtcagggcgtGGGTCAGGGAACTGgttttggtcagggaagcggctatggccagggaactggtagtggacagggagttggtcagggaagcggctatggccagggaactggtagtggacagggagttggtcagggtagcggctacggtcagggaagcggctatggccagggaactggtagtggacagggagttggtcagggaagcggctatggccagggatctggtagtggacagggagttggtcagggaagcggctatggccagggaactggtagtggacagggagttggtcagggaagtggctacggtcagggaagcggctatggccagggaactggtagtggacagggagttggtcagggaagcggctacggtcagggaagcggctatggccaggggactggtagtggccagggagttggtcagggaagtggctatggtcagggaagcggctatggccaggggactggtagtggccagggagttggtcagggaagcggctacggccagggatctggtagtggacagggagttggtcagggaagcggctatggccagggaactggtagtggacagggagttggtcagggaagtggctacggtcagggaagcggctatggccaggggactggtagtggccagggatttggtcagggaagcggctacggtcagggaagcggctatggccaggggactggtagtggccagggagttggtcagggaagcggctatggtcagggaagcggctatggccaggggactggtagtggacagggagttggtcagggaagtggctacggtcagggaagcggctatggccaggggactggtagtggccagggatttggtcagggaagcggctacggtcagggaagcggctatggccaggggactggtagtggacagggagttggtcagggaagtggctacggtcagggaagcggctatggccaggggactggtagtggccagggagttggtcagggaagcggctacggccagggatctggtagtggacagggagttggtcagggaagcggctatggccagggaactggtagtggacagggagttggtcagggaagcggctatggccagggatcTGGtagtggtcagggaagtggtccgTGA